Within the Streptomyces sp. YIM 121038 genome, the region ATCGCGCCGCTCAGCACGGAGGAGTTGCTCACGACGGTCAGCGAAGCCACCGACGACCTGTCGGGCGTGGAGAACAAGACCACGACGACCGTCGCCATGGACTTCGGAAGGATCACGCTCGACCCCGAACACGTCCTGTACCTGTTCGGCACACCCGGACAGGAACGGTTCTGGTTCATGTGGGACGAGCTGTCCGAAGGGGCGCTCGGCGCGGTGGTGCTCGCCGACACCCGGCGCCTGGAGGACTGTTTCGCCGCCGTCGACTTCTTCGAGCAGCGCGGCATGGGATTCATCGTCGCCGTCAACGAGTTCGACGGCGCCTACCGCTACGAGCCCGACGAGGTCCGCACCGCCATCGACCTGGACCCGCAGGTACCGGTCGTGCGCTGTGACGCGCGGATCTCCAGCTCCGGCATCCAGACGCTGCTCACGCTCGTCCGCCATCTGCTCGCCCACGCCCCCGCCACGCCCACGTCGGGAGCCCACACATGACCCATGGAGCACACGCATGATGTACGAAGCGACCGGCCGCCTGCTGGTGACCCCGGTGGACAAGGGGGCGGCCACCCGGGTGCGCAGGCTGCGGGAGCTGGACCTCGGCGAGCGGCCCGAACCCGGGCTCGACACGTTCGCGGGCCGTCTCGCCCGGGTCATGGACGCCCCGTACGCCATGGTCAACTTCATCGGCGAGGAACGGCAGTTCTTCGCCGGGCTACACCGGACCGAGGGCGTGCCCCCCGAGCCCGGGGCGCTCGGGCTCGGGGTGAACGGGCTGGGCGAGGAGGCGGACGAGCCCGTGGTGCGGCCGTTCGCCGAGCGCCGTCTCGCGCGGGACCGCGGCTACTGCCCGCACGTGGTGGTGCGGGGCAAGGCGCTGGTCCTGGAGGACGTCCGCGACTACCCGCGGTTCGCGGGCAACCCGGTCGTCGACGAGTTCGGGGTCCGGTCCTATCTGGGCGCGCCCCTGATCGACCGGACCGGGATCGCGCTCGGCACGGTGTGCGTCCTCGACGTGGAGCCCCGGCCGTGGGGCCGGGCCGGGCTCGACACGATCAAGTCGATGGCGGCGGAGCTGGTGGACCGGATCCACCTGCGCGAGGCCGAGGGGGAGCCGGGCGCTCCCCTGTGACGCCCCCGGCGCCGCGCTGGGCGTGCCGACCCAGGAGACCGGCCGTCCGCGGCTTCGTCGTGGCTGGTCGCGCTCGCGCGGCGGCGCCGCACATCGGCACGGCCCCGCGCCCCTTGGGGGTGCTGCTCCCGGTGCCGGTCAAGTCGGCTTCCAGGGCGGTACGTTGACGATACAAGGACATGGTCATACCGTGCGAGGCCCCTGACGGAGACCCCCGCCGCCCGCGCGGGGCCCCACCGAAAGGCACACCGCATGAGCGACCTCCGGCTCGGCGTCCTCGGCTACGGACTGCGCGGCCCGCTCGCCCGCACCGCCCACCGCCCCGGCGCGGGCGCCCGCGTCACCGCGCTCGCCGACCCCGACGAGGCCGCGCGGACCCGCGCGGCCCGCGACTTCCCGGGCCTGCGCACGACCGCGGACCCGCGCGAGGTCATCACGGCCCCGGACGTGGACGCCGTCCTCGTCCTCACCCCCGACCACACCCACGCGTCCCTCACCCGCGCGGTGCTGCACCAGGGCAAGCCGGTCTTCGTCGAGAAGCCCCTGGACGTGACCGTCGAGGCGAGCGACGCCATCCTGCGGACCGCGTACGAGACCGGTACGCGCCTGTACGTGGGGCACAACATGCGCCACATGCCGGTCGTGCGGCTGATGCGGGACATCGTCGCGCGCGGCGAGATCGGGACCGTCAAGACGGTCTGGGTGCGGCACTTCGTGGGCTACGGAGGCGACTGGTACTTCAAGGACTGGCACGCCGAACGGCAGTACACCACCGGTCTGTTGCTCCAGAAGGCCGCCCACGACCTCGACGTCGTGCACTGGATCGCGGGCGGCTACACCCGGCAGGTCCAGGCGCTCGGCGACCTCATGGTCTACGGCGACATCCCGCGCCGCCGCGCGCCGGGCGAGCCCAAGCCCGACGGCGGACCCGTCGAGGACGGCGCCTGGCCGCCGCGCGCCCAGCGGGACCTGAACCCGGTGATCGACGTGGAGGACGTGTCCCTGGTCAACCTGCGCCTCGACAACGGCGTCCTCGCCGCCTACCAGCAGTGCCACTTCACCCCCGACTACTGGCGCAACTACACCGTCATCGGCGACGCGGGCCGCCTGGAGAACTTCGGCGACGGCCCCGGCGGCGTGGTCCGGGTGTGGAACGGCGGGCGCTCGCTCCACCGCGGCGAGGGCGACGCCGAGTACCCGATCGGGGGCTCCGTCGACGAGTCCGGGCACGGCGGCGCCGACCCGCTGATCATCGACGAGTTCCTGCGCTTCGCCCGCGAGGGCGGGCGCACCGACACCTCGCCGGTGGCCGCGCGCATGGCCGTCGCCGCAGGGGTGGGGGCCACCCGGTCGCTGCGGGACGGCGGCGGCCCGCGGGAGGTGCCGCCGCTCGACGCGGAGCTGATCGCGTACTTCGAACGGGGGCAGATCCGCTAGCGGCCGCGCGCCCCGGGACCGGCGGGAGGCTTGGTGCGCCCGGGGTCTGAAGGAAAGCTGCGGCCGCGGTTAAGAAATCCTCGATGGACCCGTGCCGTGACGTACGGAAGATTGCTGAGCGGATGTGGCCGGTGGGATGCCGGTCAGCCACTTCCCTAGGTCGCATGACAGGAGCCGTCGCGTGAAGGCGCTGGTCAAGGAGAAAGCGGAGCCCGGGCTCCGTCTCATGGAGGTACCGGAGCCGGTCATCGGTCCCGGCGACGTCCTGATCAAGGTGCTGCGCACCGGGATCTGCGGGACCGACCTGCACATCCGGGCCTGGGACGGCTGGGCGCAGCAGGCGATCTCGGCGCCGCTGATCGTCGGGCACGAGTTCGTCGGCGAGGTCGTCGAGACCGGCCGGGACGTGGCGGACGTCAAGGCGGGCGACCTGGTCAGCGGCGAGGGCCACCTGGTGTGCGGCAAGTGCCGCAACTGTCTGGCCGGGCGGCGCCATCTGTGCCGGGCCACGGTCGGGCTCGGTGTGGGGCGCGACGGCGCGTTCGCGGAGTACGTCGCGCTGCCCGCGGGCAACGTGTGGGTGCACCGGGTGCCGGTGGACCTCGACATCGCGGCGATCTTCGACCCGTTCGGCAACGCCGTGCACACCGCCCTGTCGTTCCCGCTGGTCGGCGAGGACGTGCTGATCACGGGGGCCGGGCCGATCGGTCTGATGGCCGCCGCCGTCGCGCGCCACGCGGGCGCCCGCAACGTCGTGGTCACCGACGTCAGCGAGGAGCGCCTGGTGCTCGCCCGCAAGGTCGGCGTCAGCCTCGCCCTCAACGTCGCCGACGCCACCATCGCCGACGGCCAGCGCGAGCTGGGCCTGCGCGAGGGCTTCGACGTGGGCCTGGAGATGTCCGGCAACCCGCGCGCGATGCGCGACATGGTCGCCAACATGACCC harbors:
- a CDS encoding ATP/GTP-binding protein, with translation MDYDDSSDAFPTALKILVAGGFGVGKTTFVGAVSEIAPLSTEELLTTVSEATDDLSGVENKTTTTVAMDFGRITLDPEHVLYLFGTPGQERFWFMWDELSEGALGAVVLADTRRLEDCFAAVDFFEQRGMGFIVAVNEFDGAYRYEPDEVRTAIDLDPQVPVVRCDARISSSGIQTLLTLVRHLLAHAPATPTSGAHT
- a CDS encoding GAF domain-containing protein, giving the protein MMYEATGRLLVTPVDKGAATRVRRLRELDLGERPEPGLDTFAGRLARVMDAPYAMVNFIGEERQFFAGLHRTEGVPPEPGALGLGVNGLGEEADEPVVRPFAERRLARDRGYCPHVVVRGKALVLEDVRDYPRFAGNPVVDEFGVRSYLGAPLIDRTGIALGTVCVLDVEPRPWGRAGLDTIKSMAAELVDRIHLREAEGEPGAPL
- a CDS encoding Gfo/Idh/MocA family oxidoreductase, with product MSDLRLGVLGYGLRGPLARTAHRPGAGARVTALADPDEAARTRAARDFPGLRTTADPREVITAPDVDAVLVLTPDHTHASLTRAVLHQGKPVFVEKPLDVTVEASDAILRTAYETGTRLYVGHNMRHMPVVRLMRDIVARGEIGTVKTVWVRHFVGYGGDWYFKDWHAERQYTTGLLLQKAAHDLDVVHWIAGGYTRQVQALGDLMVYGDIPRRRAPGEPKPDGGPVEDGAWPPRAQRDLNPVIDVEDVSLVNLRLDNGVLAAYQQCHFTPDYWRNYTVIGDAGRLENFGDGPGGVVRVWNGGRSLHRGEGDAEYPIGGSVDESGHGGADPLIIDEFLRFAREGGRTDTSPVAARMAVAAGVGATRSLRDGGGPREVPPLDAELIAYFERGQIR
- the tdh gene encoding L-threonine 3-dehydrogenase, giving the protein MKALVKEKAEPGLRLMEVPEPVIGPGDVLIKVLRTGICGTDLHIRAWDGWAQQAISAPLIVGHEFVGEVVETGRDVADVKAGDLVSGEGHLVCGKCRNCLAGRRHLCRATVGLGVGRDGAFAEYVALPAGNVWVHRVPVDLDIAAIFDPFGNAVHTALSFPLVGEDVLITGAGPIGLMAAAVARHAGARNVVVTDVSEERLVLARKVGVSLALNVADATIADGQRELGLREGFDVGLEMSGNPRAMRDMVANMTHGGKIAMLGLPAEEFAVDWARIVTSMITIKGIYGREMFETWYAMSVLLEGGLDLTPVITGRYGHRDFQEAFDDAASGRGGKVILDWTV